The genomic window TGCGGCTCAGAAGAGGCGTCAGAAAGCGGGCTTGTCTGAAGGTATCCTCCCTTGACCTTTGGATGAAACTTAAGAGGGGGCCGGAATCAGTAAAGCCTGCCTGCCGGCAGACCTGATTCTTAAACTTAAATAAGCAGGATACGCATGTAGACGCTTAGATGTAGTGCTTCCGGACCCGGGTTCAAATCCCGGCGCCTCCACCATCATCTCTTTTCCGCCATACCCTTGCTTCCGACAGCAATTTTTACGCTGGATTTTTCTTTTCCTTATCTCGCACTCCCAACACAGAAAAGGTTAAAGAATTCTCTGAAATATATAATCCTATTTTGGGATTATACCATAATAGGATATATACTAAAAAATATGAGCAAATCAATTTATACAAAAGATTACAAGGAAATTATTAATCGCCTAAAACAAGCGAGAACTGACGCGGGACTTTCTCAACAAGCAGTAGCCGATAAACTCGGGAAACCACAATCTTATGTTTCAAAAATTGAATCCGGTGAGAGACGGCTTGATGTCGCCGAGCTTAAAAAATTAACAGAACTTTATAAAAAGCCGGTATCTTATTTTATATAATCACCATGCTGTTAAATAAATTTGAAAAATTTCTACGAGCGGTTGATCTTAAGGCATATAGAGAAAAATACATGCCGATTAAGATTGTGGAAATGAATTTACCTAAAAATATTCAAGCAATTGAGCTGTTATATCGTGTATATTGGGACAAAAAGGAATTTATCGATTTTGAGAATTTTTATAAAATTTATGAAAAGGAAAAAGTGCGAGATCTCCACAAATTTCAAAAAAAGACCGGCATGTGCGCAAAGTGCTTTAAAAAAGGAATAAGGGCAAGAACATACAGAACATGGGCAGGACTAATTACACAAATTCACGCAGGGTATGTTGCCGAACAAGTATTTGGTCCCAACACTATAAAAATGTCAGAGGAACTGGACCGTCAAGGCGCTGATATTCAAGTAAATTATAAAGGAATTATTCTTAATTATGATGTGAAAAAGATAGCAAACACGGGGGTAATGGGGCGCGGGCATACTCCAAAACGTCCAATTCCAGGAGAAAAGATTCCCATTCGGTATGAGGTTCCAAACCTTGATGTTATTTTATATCCAAAAAAGAAAAGAGAAGAGGGATATAAGAAAGCGTATACTGATTTTGCTAATAAGTACATAGAAACCAAAATGCTTGCTGTATTTCCAAACGGTTTTGTTGTCTTTACACCCCATATCTTTGAGCAAAAGAAAAACGAGGTAGACCAATCATCAAAATAATTTCGGTACAACCTTTGTGCTATCTATCATCTTTTCCGCCATTCGCACATAATCTGGATTAATCTCAAAACCAATATATGATTGCCCTAATTCTTTGGCGGCAACACATTCTGAACCTGTACCCACAAATGGCACTAAGACAACGCCGTCTTTTTTAGGCATAGCTGATCTAATTAATTTTTTCGAAAGTTCAAGTGGTTTTTGTGTCGGGTGTTTCATAATTTCGTGACCGTTGTGT from Nitrospirota bacterium includes these protein-coding regions:
- a CDS encoding helix-turn-helix transcriptional regulator, with amino-acid sequence MSKSIYTKDYKEIINRLKQARTDAGLSQQAVADKLGKPQSYVSKIESGERRLDVAELKKLTELYKKPVSYFI
- a CDS encoding TaqI family restriction endonuclease, whose protein sequence is MLLNKFEKFLRAVDLKAYREKYMPIKIVEMNLPKNIQAIELLYRVYWDKKEFIDFENFYKIYEKEKVRDLHKFQKKTGMCAKCFKKGIRARTYRTWAGLITQIHAGYVAEQVFGPNTIKMSEELDRQGADIQVNYKGIILNYDVKKIANTGVMGRGHTPKRPIPGEKIPIRYEVPNLDVILYPKKKREEGYKKAYTDFANKYIETKMLAVFPNGFVVFTPHIFEQKKNEVDQSSK